The following coding sequences are from one Melospiza melodia melodia isolate bMelMel2 chromosome 2, bMelMel2.pri, whole genome shotgun sequence window:
- the CPB2 gene encoding carboxypeptidase B2 isoform X2, which yields MKMKLYLFFFTFFILVPEKHAFTIPRDEVLWALPQTDEQVEALQDLLNTTEVILWQPVVVENIQKDREVHFYVRASSINSIKSQLRQLTIQHKVLMGDVQGIIEKQTVNDTVNARGSSSYYENYHSMQEIYRWMEAVVKVHSDLLQKIYIGSSYEKRPLYVLKISKSKEKSKNAIWIDCGIHAREWISPAFCLWFIGHAIHVRERDRTMTTLLEHFDFYVMPVINVDGYAYTWSHPSNRLWRKSRSSHGNSKCIGTDMNRNFDAHWCGPGASHFECHETYCGPYPESEPEVKAVARFIRDHKDTIKAYITMHSYSQLVLFPYSYTTNKSKDHEELESLAQKAAKAIKRTTWKTYRPGAGAQTI from the exons ATGAAGATGAAGCTTTACCTgttcttttttaccttttttatcTTGGTTCCAGAGAAGCATGCCTTCACTATTCCAAG GGATGAAGTTTTGTGGGCTCTCCCACAAACTGATGAACAAGTTGAAGCTCTTCAGGATTTACTGAACACCACTGAG GTCATTCTCTGGCAACCTGTTGTGGTTGAAAACATCCAGAAGGACAGAGAAGTCCATTTCTATGTCAGGGCATCCAGCATAAATAGCATAAAATCTCAGTTAAGGCAACTGACCATCCAACACAA AGTCTTGATGGGAGATGTTCAAGGAATTATTGAAAAACAGACTGTCAATGACACAGTCAATGCTCGTGGATCTTCCTCATACTATGAAAACTACCATTCAATGCAAGAA ATATACCGTTGGATGGAGGCAGTAGTGAAAGTCCATTCTGATCTCCTCCAGAAAATATATATTGGATCATCCTATGAAAAGCGACCGCTTTATGTTCTGAAG ATTTCTAAAAGCAAGGAAAAATCAAAAAATGCCATATGGATTGACTGTGGTATCCACGCTAGAGAATGGATTTCTCCTGCTTTTTGCCTGTGGTTCATAGGTCAT GCAATCCATGTGCGTGAGAGAGATCGGACCATGACAACGCTTCTGGAGCACTTTGATTTCTACGTCATGCCTGTGATAAACGTGGATGGCTATGCGTACACCTGGAGCCACCCCTCT AATCGACTGTGGAGGAAAAGCCGCTCCTCACATGGTAACAGCAAGTGCATCGGTACTGACATGAACAGGAATTTTGATGCACATTGGTGTG GTCCAGGAGCATCTCACTTTGAATGCCACGAGACATACTGTGGACCCTACCCAGAGTCTGAGCCTGAAGTGAAAGCAGTGGCTCGCTTTATCAGAGACCACAAGGACACCATTAAAGCCTACATCACCATGcactcctactcccagctggtgCTGTTTCCATATTCTTACACTACGAACAAAAGCAAGGACCACGAAGAGCTG gAAAGTCTAGCACAGAAAGCAGCTAAAGCTATAAAGAGGACAACTTGGAAAACTTACAGACCTGGTGCTGGTGCACAAACAATCT GA
- the CPB2 gene encoding carboxypeptidase B2 isoform X1 has translation MKMKLYLFFFTFFILVPEKHAFTIPRDEVLWALPQTDEQVEALQDLLNTTEVILWQPVVVENIQKDREVHFYVRASSINSIKSQLRQLTIQHKVLMGDVQGIIEKQTVNDTVNARGSSSYYENYHSMQEIYRWMEAVVKVHSDLLQKIYIGSSYEKRPLYVLKISKSKEKSKNAIWIDCGIHAREWISPAFCLWFIGHAIHVRERDRTMTTLLEHFDFYVMPVINVDGYAYTWSHPSNRLWRKSRSSHGNSKCIGTDMNRNFDAHWCGPGASHFECHETYCGPYPESEPEVKAVARFIRDHKDTIKAYITMHSYSQLVLFPYSYTTNKSKDHEELESLAQKAAKAIKRTTWKTYRPGAGAQTIYLAPGGSDDWAYDLGIKYSFTFELRDTGTYGFLLPPREIKPTCLEALSAVKEIAQHVLQNL, from the exons ATGAAGATGAAGCTTTACCTgttcttttttaccttttttatcTTGGTTCCAGAGAAGCATGCCTTCACTATTCCAAG GGATGAAGTTTTGTGGGCTCTCCCACAAACTGATGAACAAGTTGAAGCTCTTCAGGATTTACTGAACACCACTGAG GTCATTCTCTGGCAACCTGTTGTGGTTGAAAACATCCAGAAGGACAGAGAAGTCCATTTCTATGTCAGGGCATCCAGCATAAATAGCATAAAATCTCAGTTAAGGCAACTGACCATCCAACACAA AGTCTTGATGGGAGATGTTCAAGGAATTATTGAAAAACAGACTGTCAATGACACAGTCAATGCTCGTGGATCTTCCTCATACTATGAAAACTACCATTCAATGCAAGAA ATATACCGTTGGATGGAGGCAGTAGTGAAAGTCCATTCTGATCTCCTCCAGAAAATATATATTGGATCATCCTATGAAAAGCGACCGCTTTATGTTCTGAAG ATTTCTAAAAGCAAGGAAAAATCAAAAAATGCCATATGGATTGACTGTGGTATCCACGCTAGAGAATGGATTTCTCCTGCTTTTTGCCTGTGGTTCATAGGTCAT GCAATCCATGTGCGTGAGAGAGATCGGACCATGACAACGCTTCTGGAGCACTTTGATTTCTACGTCATGCCTGTGATAAACGTGGATGGCTATGCGTACACCTGGAGCCACCCCTCT AATCGACTGTGGAGGAAAAGCCGCTCCTCACATGGTAACAGCAAGTGCATCGGTACTGACATGAACAGGAATTTTGATGCACATTGGTGTG GTCCAGGAGCATCTCACTTTGAATGCCACGAGACATACTGTGGACCCTACCCAGAGTCTGAGCCTGAAGTGAAAGCAGTGGCTCGCTTTATCAGAGACCACAAGGACACCATTAAAGCCTACATCACCATGcactcctactcccagctggtgCTGTTTCCATATTCTTACACTACGAACAAAAGCAAGGACCACGAAGAGCTG gAAAGTCTAGCACAGAAAGCAGCTAAAGCTATAAAGAGGACAACTTGGAAAACTTACAGACCTGGTGCTGGTGCACAAACAATCT ATTTAGCTCCTGGAGGATCTGACGACTGGGCTTATGATCTTGGCATTAAATATTCTTTTACCTTTGAGCTTCGTGACACAGGAACTTACGGATTTTTGCTTCCTCCTCGAGAAATCAAGCCAACTTGCTTAGAGGCCCTTTCTGCTGTCAAAGAGATAGCTCAACACGTTCTACAAAATTTGTGA